One region of Culex pipiens pallens isolate TS chromosome 2, TS_CPP_V2, whole genome shotgun sequence genomic DNA includes:
- the LOC120419440 gene encoding c-Myc-binding protein — protein MSSFKPIDGSKEEFRKYLDRKGVLDAITKVLIKCNTDRPDNAIEFLLENLGEKVKDKHTIACLENDLTDARNEIEALKRKVESLQIASAVATAPSAGISNGSSPADEGAASDSVVSEEAKSVALVVDTVSSQGQEMPAGDAKGEQSATEPTEPVPKQQTPQ, from the exons ATGTCCAGTTTTAAG CCGATTGACGGTTCCAAGGAAGAATTCCGCAAGTACCTAGACCGCAAGGGCGTGCTGGATGCTATCACCAAGGTTCTGATCAAGTGCAACACGGACCGGCCGGACAACGCGATCGAGTTCCTACTGGAGAATCTTGGCGAAAAGGTCAAGGACAAGCATACAATCGCGTGCCTGGAAAACGATCTGACCGATGCCAGGAATGAAATCGAGGCGCTCAAACGGAAGGTTGAATCACTCCAGATTGCCTCCGCCGTGGCCACTGCGCCTAGCGCTGGAATCAGCAACGGAAGTTCCCCGGCGGACGAAGGTGCGGCATCGGACAGTGTTGTGAGCGAGGAAGCCAAGTCTGTTGCTCTTGTGGTGGATACTGTGTCCAGTCAGGGTCAAGAGATGCCCGCGGGAGATGCGAAGGGCGAGCAGAGCGCGACTGAGCCAACCGAGCCGGTGCCTAAGCAGCAGACTCCACAATAG